A window of the Desulfonatronovibrio magnus genome harbors these coding sequences:
- the aroL gene encoding shikimate kinase AroL has product MKYRNVYLIGYRASGKTTLARKLASLLKIRFVDADHELQQQYEMTIDEMVNKHGWPYFREREEKILSEINARQGQVVATGGGVILRSSNRNILTQTQNYCVYLQATISLVLERLNADPISGQRPALSDMSLEQEISTVMSQREQLYLSCADLVMDVSLPVEQIVISIASHLK; this is encoded by the coding sequence ATGAAGTATAGAAATGTTTACCTTATTGGCTATCGGGCCAGTGGAAAAACTACTTTGGCCAGGAAACTCGCAAGCCTGTTAAAGATCAGGTTTGTTGATGCGGATCATGAGCTTCAGCAGCAGTATGAGATGACTATTGATGAAATGGTTAATAAGCATGGGTGGCCATATTTTCGGGAAAGGGAAGAAAAGATTTTAAGTGAGATAAATGCAAGGCAGGGCCAGGTGGTGGCCACTGGAGGCGGCGTGATATTACGCTCTTCCAATCGGAACATCTTAACTCAAACACAGAACTATTGTGTTTATTTACAAGCAACTATATCCTTAGTTCTTGAGAGATTAAATGCTGATCCCATTTCCGGACAGAGGCCTGCGTTGTCAGATATGTCTCTTGAGCAGGAAATTTCAACTGTAATGAGTCAAAGAGAACAGCTTTATCTGTCCTGTGCTGACCTGGTTATGGACGTATCCCTGCCAGTAGAACAAATTGTAATTTCCATTGCAAGCCATTTGAAATAG
- the rpsR gene encoding 30S ribosomal protein S18, whose amino-acid sequence MAFRKFAPRKKFCRFCANKEIQLDYKNVELLNDFITDRGKIIARRITGTCAKHQRKLTGEIKKSRQMALLIYTATHSNQVHRRTI is encoded by the coding sequence ATGGCATTCAGAAAATTCGCCCCAAGAAAGAAATTTTGTCGTTTTTGTGCTAACAAGGAAATTCAGTTGGATTACAAGAATGTTGAGTTGCTTAATGATTTCATAACTGACCGTGGTAAAATCATTGCCCGCAGAATTACCGGCACCTGCGCCAAACACCAGCGCAAGCTTACCGGAGAGATCAAAAAGTCCAGGCAGATGGCGCTGCTTATCTATACTGCCACGCACAGCAATCAGGTGCATAGAAGAACTATCTAA
- the glgP gene encoding alpha-glucan family phosphorylase, protein MRPLKVYSVTPRLPDNLTPLWDLAFNFWFSWNHDICELFERIDYQLWQQCRQNPVKFLNQVSQEAIEELSKDDFFLERLQRTRESLEKYTGATKAAFDFKDSKGESVIAYFSAEYGISRSLPIYSGGLGILAGDHLKSASDLNIPLVAIGLCYQNGYFRQYLTADGWQQERYPVNDFEEMPMTLVRDEDGNPLKVQVTLLDRLVSLQIWKARIGRVDLFLLDTNLNENIPNDREITAQLYGGDWEMRLKQEVVLGIGGIRALKALGLNPRVIHMNEGHSAFAGLERISVFMREYNMSFEAATELVASSSVFTTHTPVPAGNDRFDPELMRKYFESYARELGLAFKVFLALGREDPRDDSELFCQTVLALRLSRFNNGVSKLHGRVARNMWKRVWPQYPVDDVPIAAITNGIHIPTWTAPDISYLFDRYLGADWREDPDCQRVWKQAESIPDSELWRTHERLRERLVDFVRTRLKDLTLARGGKRLELQLAGEVLDPGALTIGFARRFATYKRANLILTDVKRILEIMNNSKQPVQFIFAGKAHPKDVEGKKIIQQIVQFCRKSECRHHFVFIEDYDMEIAEHMLQGCDVWLNNPKRPLEACGTSGMKAVANGVLNLSVLDGWWDEAHTPDNRYGWAIGDGEEHSDQEYQNMVESHYLYNVLERDIIPTFYNRSHGNMPVEWIRKMKNGLKDLCPVFSSHRMVEDYATTAYLPAYDNFVKLEKNEFEKAKSLASWRMDLMTKWGDVKIRNVRSVEEDVLHSGDELTISAEVYINGLSAKDIQVEIYSGSVDINGDFLNRNTMCMARKEEVEKGWIRYEGTIKTSTTGRFGYTVRILPHHPLLLDPHCLGLIHWA, encoded by the coding sequence ATGCGTCCACTGAAAGTTTACAGCGTCACGCCAAGGCTGCCGGACAATCTCACCCCCTTGTGGGACCTGGCTTTTAATTTCTGGTTTTCCTGGAATCACGATATCTGCGAATTGTTTGAGCGGATTGATTATCAGTTGTGGCAGCAATGTCGTCAAAATCCAGTAAAGTTTCTTAATCAGGTTTCGCAGGAAGCTATTGAAGAATTGTCCAAAGATGATTTTTTTCTTGAGCGGCTTCAACGCACGAGAGAAAGTCTGGAAAAATATACTGGAGCAACCAAGGCTGCTTTTGATTTCAAAGACAGCAAAGGTGAATCAGTTATTGCTTACTTCAGCGCCGAATACGGCATCAGCCGGTCGCTGCCCATTTATTCAGGAGGATTGGGGATTCTTGCCGGGGATCATCTTAAATCAGCCAGCGATCTTAATATTCCCTTAGTGGCCATTGGCCTTTGCTACCAGAACGGTTATTTCAGACAATATCTGACTGCTGATGGATGGCAGCAGGAAAGGTACCCTGTAAATGATTTTGAAGAAATGCCCATGACTCTGGTTCGAGACGAGGACGGCAATCCTTTGAAGGTGCAGGTTACTCTTCTGGATCGCCTGGTCAGTCTGCAGATTTGGAAAGCCAGAATTGGGAGAGTGGATCTTTTTCTTTTGGATACGAATCTCAATGAAAATATACCGAATGACCGAGAAATTACAGCCCAGCTTTATGGTGGTGACTGGGAAATGCGTCTTAAGCAGGAAGTGGTGCTGGGAATCGGCGGCATCCGGGCTTTAAAGGCTTTGGGGCTTAACCCCAGGGTAATTCATATGAATGAAGGGCATTCCGCTTTTGCTGGTCTGGAACGTATCAGTGTTTTCATGCGTGAGTATAATATGTCTTTTGAAGCAGCCACTGAGCTAGTTGCCTCCAGCAGTGTTTTTACTACACATACTCCTGTTCCAGCAGGCAATGACCGTTTTGATCCAGAACTTATGCGCAAATATTTTGAAAGTTATGCCCGTGAGCTGGGGCTGGCATTTAAGGTTTTCCTGGCATTGGGCAGAGAAGATCCCCGTGATGACAGTGAACTGTTTTGCCAGACGGTTCTGGCTTTGCGTCTTTCCAGATTTAATAACGGAGTCAGCAAACTCCACGGCAGGGTGGCCAGAAATATGTGGAAGCGAGTATGGCCTCAATATCCTGTAGACGATGTACCTATTGCAGCCATTACCAACGGTATTCACATTCCCACCTGGACTGCACCAGACATATCTTATCTTTTTGACCGCTATCTTGGTGCAGACTGGAGAGAAGATCCAGATTGTCAAAGGGTCTGGAAACAGGCTGAATCCATACCTGATTCAGAACTGTGGAGAACCCATGAACGACTAAGGGAAAGGCTGGTGGATTTTGTGCGTACCAGACTTAAAGATCTGACTCTGGCCCGCGGGGGAAAACGTTTAGAACTCCAGCTTGCCGGGGAAGTTCTTGATCCAGGTGCCCTGACCATTGGCTTTGCCAGGCGCTTTGCTACTTATAAAAGGGCAAACCTGATTCTAACGGATGTAAAAAGAATTCTCGAAATAATGAATAACTCCAAACAGCCTGTTCAGTTTATTTTTGCTGGAAAAGCCCATCCCAAGGATGTTGAGGGCAAGAAGATAATCCAGCAGATAGTGCAGTTTTGTCGCAAGTCCGAGTGCAGACATCATTTTGTATTTATTGAAGATTATGACATGGAAATTGCCGAACATATGCTTCAGGGCTGTGATGTATGGCTTAATAATCCCAAACGACCTCTTGAAGCCTGCGGCACCAGCGGTATGAAGGCTGTTGCCAACGGAGTTCTTAATTTGAGTGTTCTGGACGGATGGTGGGATGAGGCTCATACCCCGGACAACCGTTATGGTTGGGCCATAGGCGACGGTGAAGAACATTCTGACCAGGAATACCAGAACATGGTGGAAAGTCATTATTTATATAATGTACTGGAAAGAGATATTATTCCTACATTTTACAATCGCTCTCATGGCAATATGCCTGTTGAATGGATTAGAAAAATGAAAAACGGACTCAAGGATCTTTGTCCTGTTTTCAGTTCGCACAGAATGGTGGAGGATTATGCAACTACAGCGTATCTGCCTGCCTATGACAACTTTGTGAAGCTTGAAAAGAACGAATTTGAAAAGGCCAAGAGCCTGGCTTCATGGAGAATGGACCTTATGACCAAGTGGGGAGATGTCAAAATCAGAAATGTTCGCTCTGTGGAAGAGGATGTACTGCATTCCGGTGATGAACTAACCATTTCAGCAGAAGTATATATTAATGGTTTGTCAGCAAAGGATATTCAGGTTGAAATCTATTCAGGATCTGTGGACATAAATGGAGACTTTTTGAACAGAAATACAATGTGCATGGCTCGAAAAGAAGAGGTTGAAAAGGGGTGGATACGTTACGAAGGTACTATCAAAACCTCCACCACCGGGCGCTTTGGATACACCGTGCGTATTCTGCCTCACCATCCATTGCTCCTTGATCCTCATTGTCTGGGGCTGATCCACTGGGCCTGA
- a CDS encoding TrmH family RNA methyltransferase, with amino-acid sequence MTHRPRTPQRAERIRQVLSRRQKDLTLVINNIHDPHNVSAILRSCDAFGISAVHLLYTSNTFPALGKKSSASAKKWVEQIRHHDAQGLVHALKKSGLNLVRTGFSHTAVPLFEWDFSRPTAVILGNEHSGIEENLIKFVDQELYIPMQGMVQSLNVSVAAAIILYEAFSQRQKAGLYDNPSLEPAELDELFDNWIQK; translated from the coding sequence ATGACCCATAGACCACGAACACCTCAAAGGGCTGAGAGGATTCGTCAGGTCCTCAGCAGACGGCAAAAGGATCTGACCCTGGTAATCAATAATATTCACGACCCGCATAATGTGTCCGCCATTTTAAGAAGCTGTGATGCTTTTGGAATCAGCGCTGTTCACCTTCTTTACACCAGCAATACTTTTCCCGCCCTTGGTAAGAAATCATCTGCCTCAGCCAAAAAATGGGTGGAACAAATTAGACATCATGATGCTCAAGGACTGGTTCATGCCTTGAAAAAAAGCGGTCTGAATCTGGTCAGAACTGGTTTCAGCCATACTGCTGTGCCTTTGTTTGAGTGGGACTTTTCCCGGCCTACAGCAGTAATCCTCGGTAACGAGCACAGCGGAATTGAAGAAAACCTAATTAAATTTGTAGATCAGGAATTGTATATCCCCATGCAGGGTATGGTTCAGAGTCTGAATGTGTCTGTAGCTGCTGCCATTATTCTTTATGAAGCCTTCAGTCAGAGGCAGAAGGCAGGATTGTATGACAACCCATCTTTGGAGCCTGCAGAGCTGGATGAACTTTTTGATAATTGGATTCAGAAATAA
- the rplI gene encoding 50S ribosomal protein L9, which produces MQIILRADVDNLGRLGDVVKVKPGYGRNYLIPQGYAMPATKANMNVFENERKKLEARMQKIRQAAQSLADRINAAHVIIPVRVGENEKLYGSVTTTNIGDALTEMGIELDRRKIVLENPIRALGDYTVEVKLHHDISCSLKVSVIKHGTEYQPSTQNEPEQSQENTEQETAKSE; this is translated from the coding sequence ATGCAGATAATTTTAAGAGCAGACGTTGACAACCTTGGTCGGCTCGGAGATGTGGTCAAGGTTAAACCCGGCTATGGTCGCAATTATCTTATCCCTCAGGGATATGCCATGCCTGCTACCAAGGCCAATATGAATGTATTTGAAAATGAGCGTAAAAAATTAGAAGCCAGAATGCAAAAAATCAGACAGGCTGCCCAGAGTCTGGCTGATCGCATAAATGCAGCCCACGTTATCATCCCGGTTCGTGTTGGGGAGAATGAAAAGCTATACGGATCAGTAACTACAACTAATATCGGAGATGCCCTCACAGAAATGGGTATTGAACTTGACCGGCGCAAAATTGTTCTGGAAAATCCCATTCGTGCCCTGGGTGATTATACTGTAGAGGTTAAACTGCACCATGATATAAGCTGCTCCCTTAAGGTCAGCGTAATCAAACATGGTACAGAGTATCAGCCCTCAACCCAGAATGAACCGGAACAGTCTCAGGAGAATACTGAGCAGGAAACCGCCAAGTCTGAGTAA
- the rpsF gene encoding 30S ribosomal protein S6 has protein sequence MNMTYETLLLLSPELGSEGSKEVVDTLTGIIDRDGGQSITIDDWGIKELAYPVRKQVRGQYIRMEYTLPGDKVNELERNIRNADGIFKFLTVKLDPKAKAKAEQKTESKES, from the coding sequence ATGAACATGACTTATGAAACCCTTCTTTTGCTGAGCCCTGAGCTTGGCTCAGAAGGCAGCAAAGAAGTGGTGGACACGCTGACAGGCATCATTGATCGCGATGGTGGCCAGAGCATCACAATTGACGACTGGGGCATAAAGGAGCTTGCCTATCCAGTGCGCAAGCAGGTCAGAGGGCAGTATATCCGTATGGAGTATACCCTTCCAGGGGATAAGGTGAATGAACTTGAAAGAAATATCAGAAACGCTGATGGAATTTTTAAGTTTTTGACAGTCAAGTTAGATCCCAAGGCCAAAGCTAAAGCCGAACAAAAGACCGAGTCCAAGGAGAGTTAA
- a CDS encoding YbgA family protein, which yields MKIGISTCLLGENVRYDGGHKLDKYLRDLLGKYVNYVPVCPESESGLPIPREAMRLVGDPENPRLLTIQTRIDHTDRLQNWGKEKLKELEKAKLCGFIFKSRSPSSGMERVKVYSEKGHPIPKGRGIFAGMFMDAFPLIPVEEDGRMNDPMLRENFIARIFVFSRWRDVLDQDLTTGRLVDFHTRHKLLIMSHNVNAYRDLGRMVAKAKEYDPDQLAEEYISKLMQALKMSSTIKKNVNVLHHVMGYFKKELTSDEKQELLEIIQAYADSLVPLIVPITLLNHYVRKYDQSYLRQQVYLNPHPMELKLRNHV from the coding sequence ATGAAAATCGGAATAAGCACCTGTCTTTTGGGTGAAAATGTACGTTATGACGGAGGGCACAAGTTAGATAAATATCTGCGCGACCTGTTAGGAAAATATGTAAACTATGTACCTGTTTGTCCGGAGTCAGAATCAGGCCTGCCAATTCCAAGAGAGGCCATGCGTCTTGTGGGTGACCCTGAAAACCCCAGGCTGTTGACTATCCAAACCAGGATTGATCACACTGATCGTTTGCAAAACTGGGGTAAAGAAAAACTTAAAGAGCTGGAAAAGGCAAAACTTTGCGGATTCATCTTCAAATCCAGATCTCCCAGCAGCGGGATGGAAAGGGTCAAGGTATATTCTGAAAAAGGCCACCCCATACCCAAAGGCAGGGGAATATTTGCCGGCATGTTCATGGATGCATTTCCACTGATTCCTGTAGAAGAAGACGGTAGAATGAATGATCCCATGCTCAGAGAAAACTTTATTGCCAGAATATTTGTTTTCAGCAGATGGAGAGATGTATTGGACCAGGACCTGACCACAGGCAGGCTGGTGGATTTTCACACCAGACATAAATTGCTCATCATGTCCCATAATGTCAACGCTTACAGAGACCTGGGACGCATGGTGGCCAAGGCAAAAGAATATGATCCAGACCAGCTTGCTGAGGAATACATATCCAAACTCATGCAGGCACTCAAAATGTCATCCACCATCAAGAAGAACGTTAATGTGCTGCATCATGTCATGGGATACTTTAAAAAAGAACTTACCAGCGATGAAAAACAGGAACTGCTGGAAATCATTCAGGCATATGCTGATTCCTTAGTGCCTCTCATAGTACCGATAACCCTGCTCAATCACTATGTGCGCAAATACGATCAATCCTATCTGAGACAGCAGGTTTATCTAAATCCTCATCCAATGGAGCTTAAACTGAGAAATCATGTCTAA
- the ispG gene encoding flavodoxin-dependent (E)-4-hydroxy-3-methylbut-2-enyl-diphosphate synthase, whose translation MGCKRKQSGAAMQRRKSIEVKIGHVGIGGDNPVRVQSMTNTDTRDSEATLEQIKQLARAGCEVVRVAVPDQEAVSGLREIVLYSELPVVADIHFDHRLALGAIESGVHGLRLNPGNIGDESRVNRVVDAAKSARIPVRIGVNSGSIDRKILKKYGGPTAEAMVESALEHIRFLENRNFNLIKISLKSSSVQNTIEAYRLMAEKRDYPLHIGITEAGTPFRGAIKSGVGLGILLYLGLGDTLRVSLTGNPVAEMPVAWEILRSLGIRQRGPEIISCPTCGRTEIDLVNMATAVEDRLQDVEQVFTVAVMGCVVNGPGEAREADIGLAGGRDCGIIFKKGQVVRKVRGQSLLQEFMKELDNYLESSMND comes from the coding sequence CTGGGATGTAAAAGAAAGCAAAGTGGAGCTGCCATGCAAAGAAGAAAGTCAATTGAGGTCAAAATAGGTCATGTGGGTATTGGGGGGGATAATCCAGTTCGAGTTCAAAGTATGACCAATACTGATACCAGAGACTCCGAAGCTACCTTGGAACAAATAAAACAGCTTGCCAGAGCAGGGTGTGAAGTAGTGAGGGTCGCAGTTCCGGATCAAGAAGCTGTGTCAGGTCTAAGGGAAATTGTGCTTTATTCTGAACTGCCTGTTGTGGCTGATATCCACTTTGATCATCGACTGGCTCTCGGGGCTATTGAATCTGGAGTCCACGGGCTGCGTCTTAATCCAGGAAATATTGGTGATGAATCCAGGGTGAACAGAGTTGTGGATGCAGCTAAATCGGCTCGTATACCTGTTCGCATTGGAGTTAACAGTGGTTCCATTGACAGGAAAATATTAAAAAAATATGGAGGTCCAACTGCTGAGGCCATGGTGGAAAGCGCTTTGGAACATATCCGCTTTTTGGAAAATAGAAATTTTAATCTCATCAAGATTTCTCTTAAATCATCTTCTGTGCAAAATACAATTGAAGCATACAGGCTGATGGCAGAAAAACGGGACTACCCCTTACATATTGGCATCACCGAGGCTGGCACCCCATTCAGGGGAGCCATAAAATCCGGGGTTGGCCTGGGTATACTTTTGTATCTTGGTCTTGGAGATACTTTGAGAGTTTCCCTGACAGGAAATCCTGTTGCGGAAATGCCTGTGGCCTGGGAAATACTACGTTCCCTTGGCATCAGGCAACGAGGACCTGAGATTATATCCTGTCCAACTTGCGGCCGCACTGAGATCGATCTGGTTAACATGGCCACTGCTGTGGAAGATCGTCTGCAAGATGTGGAGCAGGTGTTTACTGTGGCGGTAATGGGCTGTGTGGTTAACGGCCCTGGCGAAGCCAGAGAAGCGGATATTGGGTTGGCCGGAGGCCGGGATTGCGGGATTATTTTCAAAAAAGGCCAGGTGGTAAGGAAGGTGCGTGGTCAGAGCCTTTTGCAGGAATTCATGAAAGAGCTGGACAACTATCTTGAGAGCTCAATGAACGATTAG
- a CDS encoding TlyA family RNA methyltransferase: MKSRQRADQLLFDQGLAESREKAKRLIMAGQVFVLSGNDRERIDKPGRALSKESALMVLEDQRFVSRGGYKLLTAVERFDLHIQDKICLDVGASTGGFTDCLLQHGARKVYAVDVGYGQLHWKLREHERVVNLEKINIRTAPEDLLSEQVDFLTMDCSFISAILVLKSALKFLRPGGEIVALIKPQFEVGPGQTCKGVVKSLEVAQEALHRVRDTFIQDLGLTYRGVTPSAIKGPKGNQEYLLYLEKYYDP, from the coding sequence ATGAAAAGCAGGCAACGGGCGGACCAGCTGCTTTTTGATCAAGGTCTTGCTGAATCTCGAGAAAAGGCCAAAAGACTGATAATGGCCGGGCAGGTTTTTGTCCTGTCCGGTAATGACCGGGAAAGGATTGACAAGCCTGGTCGTGCCCTGAGCAAAGAATCTGCCTTAATGGTCCTGGAGGATCAGCGTTTTGTGAGCAGAGGGGGATATAAACTCTTGACTGCTGTTGAGAGATTTGATCTTCATATTCAGGATAAAATTTGTCTTGATGTGGGAGCATCCACTGGAGGTTTTACAGATTGCCTTTTGCAACATGGCGCAAGGAAAGTTTATGCTGTCGATGTTGGCTATGGGCAGCTCCATTGGAAGCTTCGTGAGCATGAAAGGGTTGTTAATCTCGAAAAAATCAATATTAGAACTGCTCCGGAAGATCTTCTTTCAGAGCAGGTTGATTTTTTGACAATGGATTGTTCTTTTATATCTGCTATTCTTGTTTTGAAGTCTGCCCTTAAATTTTTGCGACCTGGTGGAGAAATTGTGGCCCTGATCAAGCCTCAGTTTGAGGTTGGTCCGGGTCAGACCTGTAAAGGGGTTGTCAAATCTTTGGAAGTGGCTCAAGAAGCCCTGCACAGGGTAAGGGATACGTTTATACAGGACCTGGGGTTGACTTACAGAGGAGTTACGCCTTCAGCAATCAAAGGTCCAAAAGGAAATCAGGAATACCTTTTATATCTCGAAAAATATTATGACCCATAG
- a CDS encoding DUF2271 domain-containing protein: MKPLTGIIFFFLIFISQQTNAWSGHSHQALDIPCIESNECAVEFSYFVHLQPRMASNQWAIWIEKPDGQYVATVFATAYTARGAYEHRPLSLPMWREVSGWSHENTEYVDAVSAATPIISGRHSSIWDCRDHTGEPVGSGKYIFRMEGNIFWEHRVVWSGELVMGDDTRVFSAQPEYIPERAFRRGILLEDVRAEILVNP, encoded by the coding sequence ATGAAGCCATTAACTGGAATTATCTTTTTTTTTCTTATATTTATTTCGCAACAGACAAATGCCTGGTCCGGACATTCGCACCAGGCATTGGATATACCCTGTATTGAGTCTAACGAATGCGCGGTTGAATTCAGTTATTTTGTCCATTTGCAGCCACGCATGGCCAGTAATCAGTGGGCAATCTGGATAGAAAAGCCTGATGGTCAGTATGTGGCTACAGTATTCGCCACTGCCTATACAGCCAGGGGAGCTTATGAACACAGGCCCCTCAGCCTTCCCATGTGGAGAGAAGTTTCAGGCTGGAGCCATGAAAATACCGAATACGTGGATGCTGTGAGCGCAGCTACTCCAATTATATCAGGACGCCATTCCAGCATTTGGGACTGCCGGGATCATACAGGGGAACCTGTTGGGTCTGGAAAATATATCTTTCGCATGGAAGGCAATATTTTCTGGGAGCACAGGGTTGTCTGGTCTGGGGAACTGGTAATGGGAGACGATACTCGTGTATTTTCGGCCCAGCCCGAGTATATTCCAGAACGCGCCTTTCGAAGGGGCATACTTCTGGAAGATGTTAGAGCAGAAATATTGGTCAACCCCTGA